One segment of Urocitellus parryii isolate mUroPar1 chromosome 5, mUroPar1.hap1, whole genome shotgun sequence DNA contains the following:
- the Mlc1 gene encoding membrane protein MLC1 isoform X1: MTREGQFREELGYDRMPTLERGRQDPGRQDQGSYTPDAKPGDLQLSKRLPSCFSYKTWVFSVLMGSCLLVTSGFSLYLGNVFPSEMDYLRCAAGSCIPSAIVSFAVSRRNVSAIPNFQILFVSTFAVTTTCLIWFGCKLVLNPSAININFNLILLLLLELLMAATVIISARSSEEPCRRKKGSISDSSNILEEVPFPARVLKSYSVVEVIAGVSAVLGGVIAMNVDEAVSGPHLSVTFFWILVACFPSAIASHVTAECPSKCLVEVLLAISSLTSPLLFTASGYLSFSVVRLVEIFKDYPPAIKPSYDLLLLLLLLVLLLQGGLNTGTAILCVSFKVSAKLQCTSWDTQAGHQERPEGEVARSPLKEFDKEKAWRAVVVQMAQ; the protein is encoded by the exons ATGACACGGGAGGGGCAGTTCAGGGAGGAGCTGGGCTACGACCGAATGCCCACACTGGAGCGGGGACGGCAGGACCCAGGCCGGCAGGACCAGGGCAGCTACACCCCTGATGCAAAGCCTGGCGACCTTCAGCTGTCTAAGAGGCTGCCCTCGTGCTTCAGCTACAAGACCTGGGTCTTCTCCGTGTTGATGGGG AGCTGCCTTCTTGTGACCTCGGGATTCTCCCTCTACCTGGGCAACGTGTTCCCCTCTGAGATGGATTACTTACGGTGTGCAGCGGGCTCT TGCATCCCCTCAGCCATTGTGAGCTTCGCTGTTTCAAGGAGAAATGTCAGTGCG ATTCCCAACTTTCAGATACTGTTTGTTTCCACATTCGCTGTCACCACCACGTGCTTGATATGGTTTGGGTGCAAACTGGTCCTGAATCCATCAGCAATCAAC ATAAACTTCAACCTCATTCTGCTCCTCCTGCTGGAGCTTCTCATGGCAGCCACAGTGATCATCTCTGCACGGTCCAGTGAGGAGCCCTGCAGGAGGAAGAAG GGCTCCATCTCCGACAGCAGCAACATTCTGGAGGAAGTGCCATTTCCTGCTCGGGTCCTGAAATCCTATTCG GTGGTCGAGGTCATCGCTGGTGTCTCTGCTGTCCTCGGTGGGGTCATTGCTATGAACGTGGATGAAGCAGTCTCAGGCCCACACCTCTCAGTGACATTCTTCTGGATCTTAGTGGCT tgttTTCCAAGCGCCATTGCCAGTCATGTGACGGCGGAGTGTCCCAGCAAGTGCCTG GTGGAGGTGCTGCTGGCCATCAGCAGCCTGACGTCCCCACTGCTGTTCACGGCGTCCGGGTACTTGTCCTTCAGCGTGGTGAGGCTCGTGGAGATCTTCAAAGATTACCCACCAGCCATCAAA CCA TCCTATGacctgctgttgctgctgctgctgctggtgctgctgctgcaggGCGGCCTCAACACTGGCACCGCCATCCTGTGTGTGAGCTTCAAGGTCAGCGCGAAGCTGCAGTGCACATCCTGGGACACCCAGGCTGGCCACCAGGAGCGCCCAGAGGGGGAG GTGGCCAGAAGCCCCCTGAAGGAGTTTGACAAGGAGAAAGCCTGGAGAGCCGTTGTGGTGCAGATGGCCCAGTGA
- the Mlc1 gene encoding membrane protein MLC1 isoform X6, which produces MTREGQFREELGYDRMPTLERGRQDPGRQDQGSYTPDAKPGDLQLSKRLPSCFSYKTWVFSVLMGSCLLVTSGFSLYLGNVFPSEMDYLRCAAGSCIPSAIVSFAVSRRNVSAIPNFQILFVSTFAVTTTCLIWFGCKLVLNPSAININFNLILLLLLELLMAATVIISARSSEEPCRRKKGSISDSSNILEEVPFPARVLKSYSVVEVIAGVSAVLGGVIAMNVDEAVSGPHLSVTFFWILVACFPSAIASHVTAECPSKCLVEVLLAISSLTSPLLFTASGYLSFSVVRLVEIFKDYPPAIKSYDLLLLLLLLVLLLQGGLNTGTAILCVSFKVSAKLQCTSWDTQAGHQERPEGEVARSPLKEFDKEKAWRAVVVQMAQ; this is translated from the exons ATGACACGGGAGGGGCAGTTCAGGGAGGAGCTGGGCTACGACCGAATGCCCACACTGGAGCGGGGACGGCAGGACCCAGGCCGGCAGGACCAGGGCAGCTACACCCCTGATGCAAAGCCTGGCGACCTTCAGCTGTCTAAGAGGCTGCCCTCGTGCTTCAGCTACAAGACCTGGGTCTTCTCCGTGTTGATGGGG AGCTGCCTTCTTGTGACCTCGGGATTCTCCCTCTACCTGGGCAACGTGTTCCCCTCTGAGATGGATTACTTACGGTGTGCAGCGGGCTCT TGCATCCCCTCAGCCATTGTGAGCTTCGCTGTTTCAAGGAGAAATGTCAGTGCG ATTCCCAACTTTCAGATACTGTTTGTTTCCACATTCGCTGTCACCACCACGTGCTTGATATGGTTTGGGTGCAAACTGGTCCTGAATCCATCAGCAATCAAC ATAAACTTCAACCTCATTCTGCTCCTCCTGCTGGAGCTTCTCATGGCAGCCACAGTGATCATCTCTGCACGGTCCAGTGAGGAGCCCTGCAGGAGGAAGAAG GGCTCCATCTCCGACAGCAGCAACATTCTGGAGGAAGTGCCATTTCCTGCTCGGGTCCTGAAATCCTATTCG GTGGTCGAGGTCATCGCTGGTGTCTCTGCTGTCCTCGGTGGGGTCATTGCTATGAACGTGGATGAAGCAGTCTCAGGCCCACACCTCTCAGTGACATTCTTCTGGATCTTAGTGGCT tgttTTCCAAGCGCCATTGCCAGTCATGTGACGGCGGAGTGTCCCAGCAAGTGCCTG GTGGAGGTGCTGCTGGCCATCAGCAGCCTGACGTCCCCACTGCTGTTCACGGCGTCCGGGTACTTGTCCTTCAGCGTGGTGAGGCTCGTGGAGATCTTCAAAGATTACCCACCAGCCATCAAA TCCTATGacctgctgttgctgctgctgctgctggtgctgctgctgcaggGCGGCCTCAACACTGGCACCGCCATCCTGTGTGTGAGCTTCAAGGTCAGCGCGAAGCTGCAGTGCACATCCTGGGACACCCAGGCTGGCCACCAGGAGCGCCCAGAGGGGGAG GTGGCCAGAAGCCCCCTGAAGGAGTTTGACAAGGAGAAAGCCTGGAGAGCCGTTGTGGTGCAGATGGCCCAGTGA
- the Mlc1 gene encoding membrane protein MLC1 isoform X2, with product MTREGQFREELGYDRMPTLERGRQDPGRQDQGSYTPDAKPGDLQLSKRLPSCFSYKTWVFSVLMGSCLLVTSGFSLYLGNVFPSEMDYLRCAAGSCIPSAIVSFAVSRRNVSAIPNFQILFVSTFAVTTTCLIWFGCKLVLNPSAININFNLILLLLLELLMAATVIISARSSEEPCRRKKGSISDSSNILEEVPFPARVLKSYSVVEVIAGVSAVLGGVIAMNVDEAVSGPHLSVTFFWILVAVEVLLAISSLTSPLLFTASGYLSFSVVRLVEIFKDYPPAIKPSYDLLLLLLLLVLLLQGGLNTGTAILCVSFKVSAKLQCTSWDTQAGHQERPEGEVARSPLKEFDKEKAWRAVVVQMAQ from the exons ATGACACGGGAGGGGCAGTTCAGGGAGGAGCTGGGCTACGACCGAATGCCCACACTGGAGCGGGGACGGCAGGACCCAGGCCGGCAGGACCAGGGCAGCTACACCCCTGATGCAAAGCCTGGCGACCTTCAGCTGTCTAAGAGGCTGCCCTCGTGCTTCAGCTACAAGACCTGGGTCTTCTCCGTGTTGATGGGG AGCTGCCTTCTTGTGACCTCGGGATTCTCCCTCTACCTGGGCAACGTGTTCCCCTCTGAGATGGATTACTTACGGTGTGCAGCGGGCTCT TGCATCCCCTCAGCCATTGTGAGCTTCGCTGTTTCAAGGAGAAATGTCAGTGCG ATTCCCAACTTTCAGATACTGTTTGTTTCCACATTCGCTGTCACCACCACGTGCTTGATATGGTTTGGGTGCAAACTGGTCCTGAATCCATCAGCAATCAAC ATAAACTTCAACCTCATTCTGCTCCTCCTGCTGGAGCTTCTCATGGCAGCCACAGTGATCATCTCTGCACGGTCCAGTGAGGAGCCCTGCAGGAGGAAGAAG GGCTCCATCTCCGACAGCAGCAACATTCTGGAGGAAGTGCCATTTCCTGCTCGGGTCCTGAAATCCTATTCG GTGGTCGAGGTCATCGCTGGTGTCTCTGCTGTCCTCGGTGGGGTCATTGCTATGAACGTGGATGAAGCAGTCTCAGGCCCACACCTCTCAGTGACATTCTTCTGGATCTTAGTGGCT GTGGAGGTGCTGCTGGCCATCAGCAGCCTGACGTCCCCACTGCTGTTCACGGCGTCCGGGTACTTGTCCTTCAGCGTGGTGAGGCTCGTGGAGATCTTCAAAGATTACCCACCAGCCATCAAA CCA TCCTATGacctgctgttgctgctgctgctgctggtgctgctgctgcaggGCGGCCTCAACACTGGCACCGCCATCCTGTGTGTGAGCTTCAAGGTCAGCGCGAAGCTGCAGTGCACATCCTGGGACACCCAGGCTGGCCACCAGGAGCGCCCAGAGGGGGAG GTGGCCAGAAGCCCCCTGAAGGAGTTTGACAAGGAGAAAGCCTGGAGAGCCGTTGTGGTGCAGATGGCCCAGTGA
- the Mlc1 gene encoding membrane protein MLC1 isoform X3 — MTREGQFREELGYDRMPTLERGRQDPGRQDQGSYTPDAKPGDLQLSKRLPSCFSYKTWVFSVLMGSCLLVTSGFSLYLGNVFPSEMDYLRCAAGSCIPSAIVSFAVSRRNVSAINFNLILLLLLELLMAATVIISARSSEEPCRRKKGSISDSSNILEEVPFPARVLKSYSVVEVIAGVSAVLGGVIAMNVDEAVSGPHLSVTFFWILVACFPSAIASHVTAECPSKCLVEVLLAISSLTSPLLFTASGYLSFSVVRLVEIFKDYPPAIKPSYDLLLLLLLLVLLLQGGLNTGTAILCVSFKVSAKLQCTSWDTQAGHQERPEGEVARSPLKEFDKEKAWRAVVVQMAQ; from the exons ATGACACGGGAGGGGCAGTTCAGGGAGGAGCTGGGCTACGACCGAATGCCCACACTGGAGCGGGGACGGCAGGACCCAGGCCGGCAGGACCAGGGCAGCTACACCCCTGATGCAAAGCCTGGCGACCTTCAGCTGTCTAAGAGGCTGCCCTCGTGCTTCAGCTACAAGACCTGGGTCTTCTCCGTGTTGATGGGG AGCTGCCTTCTTGTGACCTCGGGATTCTCCCTCTACCTGGGCAACGTGTTCCCCTCTGAGATGGATTACTTACGGTGTGCAGCGGGCTCT TGCATCCCCTCAGCCATTGTGAGCTTCGCTGTTTCAAGGAGAAATGTCAGTGCG ATAAACTTCAACCTCATTCTGCTCCTCCTGCTGGAGCTTCTCATGGCAGCCACAGTGATCATCTCTGCACGGTCCAGTGAGGAGCCCTGCAGGAGGAAGAAG GGCTCCATCTCCGACAGCAGCAACATTCTGGAGGAAGTGCCATTTCCTGCTCGGGTCCTGAAATCCTATTCG GTGGTCGAGGTCATCGCTGGTGTCTCTGCTGTCCTCGGTGGGGTCATTGCTATGAACGTGGATGAAGCAGTCTCAGGCCCACACCTCTCAGTGACATTCTTCTGGATCTTAGTGGCT tgttTTCCAAGCGCCATTGCCAGTCATGTGACGGCGGAGTGTCCCAGCAAGTGCCTG GTGGAGGTGCTGCTGGCCATCAGCAGCCTGACGTCCCCACTGCTGTTCACGGCGTCCGGGTACTTGTCCTTCAGCGTGGTGAGGCTCGTGGAGATCTTCAAAGATTACCCACCAGCCATCAAA CCA TCCTATGacctgctgttgctgctgctgctgctggtgctgctgctgcaggGCGGCCTCAACACTGGCACCGCCATCCTGTGTGTGAGCTTCAAGGTCAGCGCGAAGCTGCAGTGCACATCCTGGGACACCCAGGCTGGCCACCAGGAGCGCCCAGAGGGGGAG GTGGCCAGAAGCCCCCTGAAGGAGTTTGACAAGGAGAAAGCCTGGAGAGCCGTTGTGGTGCAGATGGCCCAGTGA
- the Mlc1 gene encoding membrane protein MLC1 isoform X5, with the protein MTREGQFREELGYDRMPTLERGRQDPGRQDQGSYTPDAKPGDLQLSKRLPSCFSYKTWVFSVLMGSCLLVTSGFSLYLGNVFPSEMDYLRCAAGSINFNLILLLLLELLMAATVIISARSSEEPCRRKKGSISDSSNILEEVPFPARVLKSYSVVEVIAGVSAVLGGVIAMNVDEAVSGPHLSVTFFWILVACFPSAIASHVTAECPSKCLVEVLLAISSLTSPLLFTASGYLSFSVVRLVEIFKDYPPAIKPSYDLLLLLLLLVLLLQGGLNTGTAILCVSFKVSAKLQCTSWDTQAGHQERPEGEVARSPLKEFDKEKAWRAVVVQMAQ; encoded by the exons ATGACACGGGAGGGGCAGTTCAGGGAGGAGCTGGGCTACGACCGAATGCCCACACTGGAGCGGGGACGGCAGGACCCAGGCCGGCAGGACCAGGGCAGCTACACCCCTGATGCAAAGCCTGGCGACCTTCAGCTGTCTAAGAGGCTGCCCTCGTGCTTCAGCTACAAGACCTGGGTCTTCTCCGTGTTGATGGGG AGCTGCCTTCTTGTGACCTCGGGATTCTCCCTCTACCTGGGCAACGTGTTCCCCTCTGAGATGGATTACTTACGGTGTGCAGCGGGCTCT ATAAACTTCAACCTCATTCTGCTCCTCCTGCTGGAGCTTCTCATGGCAGCCACAGTGATCATCTCTGCACGGTCCAGTGAGGAGCCCTGCAGGAGGAAGAAG GGCTCCATCTCCGACAGCAGCAACATTCTGGAGGAAGTGCCATTTCCTGCTCGGGTCCTGAAATCCTATTCG GTGGTCGAGGTCATCGCTGGTGTCTCTGCTGTCCTCGGTGGGGTCATTGCTATGAACGTGGATGAAGCAGTCTCAGGCCCACACCTCTCAGTGACATTCTTCTGGATCTTAGTGGCT tgttTTCCAAGCGCCATTGCCAGTCATGTGACGGCGGAGTGTCCCAGCAAGTGCCTG GTGGAGGTGCTGCTGGCCATCAGCAGCCTGACGTCCCCACTGCTGTTCACGGCGTCCGGGTACTTGTCCTTCAGCGTGGTGAGGCTCGTGGAGATCTTCAAAGATTACCCACCAGCCATCAAA CCA TCCTATGacctgctgttgctgctgctgctgctggtgctgctgctgcaggGCGGCCTCAACACTGGCACCGCCATCCTGTGTGTGAGCTTCAAGGTCAGCGCGAAGCTGCAGTGCACATCCTGGGACACCCAGGCTGGCCACCAGGAGCGCCCAGAGGGGGAG GTGGCCAGAAGCCCCCTGAAGGAGTTTGACAAGGAGAAAGCCTGGAGAGCCGTTGTGGTGCAGATGGCCCAGTGA
- the Mlc1 gene encoding membrane protein MLC1 isoform X4: MTREGQFREELGYDRMPTLERGRQDPGRQDQGSYTPDAKPGDLQLSKRLPSCFSYKTWVFSVLMGCIPSAIVSFAVSRRNVSAIPNFQILFVSTFAVTTTCLIWFGCKLVLNPSAININFNLILLLLLELLMAATVIISARSSEEPCRRKKGSISDSSNILEEVPFPARVLKSYSVVEVIAGVSAVLGGVIAMNVDEAVSGPHLSVTFFWILVACFPSAIASHVTAECPSKCLVEVLLAISSLTSPLLFTASGYLSFSVVRLVEIFKDYPPAIKPSYDLLLLLLLLVLLLQGGLNTGTAILCVSFKVSAKLQCTSWDTQAGHQERPEGEVARSPLKEFDKEKAWRAVVVQMAQ; the protein is encoded by the exons ATGACACGGGAGGGGCAGTTCAGGGAGGAGCTGGGCTACGACCGAATGCCCACACTGGAGCGGGGACGGCAGGACCCAGGCCGGCAGGACCAGGGCAGCTACACCCCTGATGCAAAGCCTGGCGACCTTCAGCTGTCTAAGAGGCTGCCCTCGTGCTTCAGCTACAAGACCTGGGTCTTCTCCGTGTTGATGGGG TGCATCCCCTCAGCCATTGTGAGCTTCGCTGTTTCAAGGAGAAATGTCAGTGCG ATTCCCAACTTTCAGATACTGTTTGTTTCCACATTCGCTGTCACCACCACGTGCTTGATATGGTTTGGGTGCAAACTGGTCCTGAATCCATCAGCAATCAAC ATAAACTTCAACCTCATTCTGCTCCTCCTGCTGGAGCTTCTCATGGCAGCCACAGTGATCATCTCTGCACGGTCCAGTGAGGAGCCCTGCAGGAGGAAGAAG GGCTCCATCTCCGACAGCAGCAACATTCTGGAGGAAGTGCCATTTCCTGCTCGGGTCCTGAAATCCTATTCG GTGGTCGAGGTCATCGCTGGTGTCTCTGCTGTCCTCGGTGGGGTCATTGCTATGAACGTGGATGAAGCAGTCTCAGGCCCACACCTCTCAGTGACATTCTTCTGGATCTTAGTGGCT tgttTTCCAAGCGCCATTGCCAGTCATGTGACGGCGGAGTGTCCCAGCAAGTGCCTG GTGGAGGTGCTGCTGGCCATCAGCAGCCTGACGTCCCCACTGCTGTTCACGGCGTCCGGGTACTTGTCCTTCAGCGTGGTGAGGCTCGTGGAGATCTTCAAAGATTACCCACCAGCCATCAAA CCA TCCTATGacctgctgttgctgctgctgctgctggtgctgctgctgcaggGCGGCCTCAACACTGGCACCGCCATCCTGTGTGTGAGCTTCAAGGTCAGCGCGAAGCTGCAGTGCACATCCTGGGACACCCAGGCTGGCCACCAGGAGCGCCCAGAGGGGGAG GTGGCCAGAAGCCCCCTGAAGGAGTTTGACAAGGAGAAAGCCTGGAGAGCCGTTGTGGTGCAGATGGCCCAGTGA